One segment of Natronosalvus halobius DNA contains the following:
- a CDS encoding YbaK/EbsC family protein, with the protein MHPSAATFVAQAREEYGFDPAVEEFPEGTKTAADAADAIGCDVAQIASSLAFDADGDLVVTVTSGANRVDESALAESIGIAPEAVEMADPERIKSRLGWSIGGVPPFCHDRPVPTYLDETLQEFDTVWAAAGTPSAVFPIDPAELEELTNARVVSVVE; encoded by the coding sequence ATGCATCCGAGTGCAGCGACGTTTGTCGCACAGGCCCGAGAGGAGTACGGCTTCGATCCGGCCGTCGAGGAGTTTCCGGAGGGGACGAAGACGGCGGCGGATGCCGCCGACGCCATCGGCTGTGACGTCGCCCAGATTGCGAGTTCGCTGGCGTTCGACGCCGATGGCGACCTCGTGGTGACGGTCACGAGCGGTGCGAACCGCGTCGACGAAAGTGCACTGGCCGAATCGATCGGAATCGCTCCCGAGGCAGTCGAGATGGCCGACCCCGAGCGGATCAAGTCCCGCCTGGGCTGGTCGATCGGTGGGGTCCCCCCGTTCTGTCACGACCGACCCGTACCGACGTACCTCGACGAAACACTCCAGGAATTCGACACGGTCTGGGCGGCCGCTGGAACGCCGTCTGCGGTCTTTCCGATCGATCCAGCCGAACTCGAGGAACTGACCAACGCCAGAGTCGTTTCGGTCGTCGAGTGA
- a CDS encoding metal ABC transporter substrate-binding protein: MELTRRRVLGRGATALGIGAFAGCLSEPGDETDGDGPDEVTGYAAFFPLWDWTSEVVGDTGSFEDPVDAGQLGHGWSPEGDLIRTVAETDVFVYFDSPEFSWAQDIATQLEAEDGTDVAVIDGLAGVPEAQFLSFSGDDHGHEDDNHDEHEHEDNEQEHDDHDDHDEHDEHDDHDDHDEHDDHDEHDEHDDHDDHDDHEGESLSLETVELHTSSGEVTANWHGDHWDGGIPFVPVGKSIALEVALEADGEELSLQDDESTHLEARVADDATADVLETDVDGHIVELRGLEEGDTRLVFELQRENEIVWDSSADSLRVEVTADAGSGMTAFHDPHVWLDPVLAADVVHAIADGLAEVAPDEADTFEANAEAYAERLDEVDEQFRALVDEADLEVAVIAGHDSFRYLERRYGFELHSPVGVSPDESPSPGEIAETIELVDERGIDTILYDPFEVPEGEVPPLAETIVQDSQATETAPLTPVGGTLAEWNDRDWGWVEQMTELNLPSLRAALKAE, encoded by the coding sequence ATGGAACTGACACGCCGACGTGTACTGGGTCGCGGTGCGACGGCTCTCGGTATCGGTGCGTTCGCAGGGTGTCTGAGCGAACCCGGAGACGAGACTGACGGTGACGGGCCCGATGAGGTCACCGGATACGCCGCCTTCTTCCCGCTCTGGGACTGGACCAGCGAGGTCGTGGGCGATACAGGGTCGTTCGAGGACCCTGTCGATGCCGGCCAGTTGGGTCACGGCTGGAGCCCGGAAGGCGATCTAATTCGAACCGTCGCCGAAACTGACGTCTTCGTCTACTTCGATAGTCCCGAATTCTCCTGGGCACAGGACATCGCCACACAACTCGAAGCAGAGGACGGAACCGACGTGGCGGTCATCGACGGACTCGCGGGCGTTCCCGAGGCGCAATTTCTGTCGTTTTCGGGCGATGATCACGGTCACGAAGATGACAATCACGACGAACACGAGCACGAAGACAACGAACAAGAACACGACGACCACGACGACCACGACGAACACGACGAACACGACGACCACGACGACCACGACGAACACGACGACCACGACGAACACGACGAACACGACGACCACGACGACCACGACGACCACGAGGGAGAATCGCTATCCCTCGAGACCGTCGAACTGCACACCTCCTCGGGCGAGGTAACCGCCAACTGGCACGGCGATCACTGGGACGGCGGCATTCCGTTCGTTCCAGTCGGCAAATCCATCGCACTCGAGGTTGCGCTCGAAGCCGACGGCGAGGAGCTTTCGCTCCAGGACGACGAATCCACACACCTCGAGGCCCGAGTCGCCGACGACGCGACGGCGGACGTCCTCGAGACCGACGTGGACGGCCACATCGTCGAGCTACGCGGACTCGAGGAAGGAGACACACGTCTCGTCTTCGAACTCCAACGAGAGAACGAAATCGTCTGGGACTCGAGCGCCGATTCACTCCGCGTCGAGGTCACCGCTGACGCCGGATCGGGAATGACCGCCTTCCACGACCCGCACGTCTGGCTCGATCCCGTGCTCGCCGCGGACGTCGTTCACGCTATCGCCGACGGACTCGCCGAAGTTGCGCCCGACGAAGCGGACACTTTCGAGGCCAATGCCGAGGCCTACGCCGAGCGACTCGACGAAGTCGACGAGCAGTTTCGGGCGCTCGTCGACGAGGCCGACCTCGAGGTCGCCGTGATCGCCGGTCACGACTCGTTCCGGTACCTCGAGCGCCGCTACGGCTTCGAGCTCCACTCGCCAGTCGGGGTCTCTCCCGACGAGTCGCCGAGCCCCGGCGAGATCGCCGAGACGATCGAACTCGTCGACGAACGCGGAATCGACACGATTCTCTACGATCCGTTCGAGGTTCCCGAGGGCGAGGTGCCGCCCCTCGCCGAGACCATCGTCCAGGACAGCCAGGCGACCGAGACGGCGCCGCTGACCCCGGTGGGTGGGACGCTGGCCGAGTGGAACGACCGCGACTGGGGCTGGGTCGAACAGATGACGGAACTGAACCTGCCGTCGCTTCGCGCCGCACTCAAAGCCGAGTGA
- a CDS encoding metal ABC transporter ATP-binding protein codes for MTSAVDVRDVSFAYGDTPVVKDVSLTIESGEFLGLIGPNGSGKTTLLHLMLGLLEPDSGSIDLFGESVDQFVDGERIGYVSQQSTEQGGSMPVTVREAVTMGRFAHAGHARLTDEDRAIVQDALETVGITDIADRRVTQLSGGQRQRAFIARALASEADLLALDEPTVGVDAESRDAFYQLLESLNESGITIILIEHDIGVVTDRASRIACINTELYHHGDTESFVESDALAEAYGATGQIVHHDH; via the coding sequence GTGACTTCCGCGGTCGACGTCCGCGACGTTTCGTTCGCCTACGGCGACACCCCCGTCGTGAAAGACGTTTCGCTGACCATCGAATCGGGCGAGTTCCTGGGCCTCATCGGCCCCAACGGCTCCGGCAAGACGACGCTCTTGCACCTCATGCTCGGCCTCCTCGAGCCCGACAGCGGTTCGATCGACCTCTTCGGTGAATCGGTCGATCAGTTCGTCGACGGCGAGCGCATCGGCTACGTCTCCCAGCAGTCAACCGAGCAAGGCGGGTCGATGCCCGTCACGGTTCGCGAGGCGGTGACCATGGGGCGATTCGCCCACGCGGGCCACGCGCGACTGACCGACGAGGACCGCGCCATCGTCCAGGACGCCCTCGAGACGGTCGGCATCACCGACATCGCGGATCGGCGCGTCACCCAGTTATCGGGCGGACAGCGCCAGCGAGCGTTCATCGCCCGTGCGCTCGCGAGCGAGGCGGATTTGCTCGCCCTGGACGAACCCACCGTCGGCGTCGACGCCGAGTCCCGGGACGCGTTCTACCAGTTACTCGAATCGCTCAACGAGTCGGGGATTACGATCATCCTCATCGAGCACGACATCGGCGTCGTCACCGACCGCGCCTCGCGTATCGCTTGCATCAACACGGAACTGTACCACCACGGCGACACCGAGTCGTTCGTCGAGAGCGACGCGCTCGCCGAGGCCTACGGGGCGACGGGACAGATCGTCCACCACGATCACTGA
- a CDS encoding metal ABC transporter permease, whose amino-acid sequence MTEGTDTARAAEPVSSHDSGLRYGLEVAGLALTGLVATVMIGFVVLYWLQEYPLAAGAYEQFMIAGQWLDYSLGTNVFKWSFMWQSMATGVLIGIVGPLIGSFLVHREMALIGETLAHTAFAGVAIGFAAASLVGWAGSPMYAALVVAILGALGVQWLSERTNAYGDVPVAIMLTGSFAVGTLVVSWGRGRRGISIEDYLFGDLSIVTASSARLMAVLSVAVVAVVAATYKQLLFITFDEQAARVARLNVTAYNTLLVVMTAVVVVGSIQVLGVILVAGMLVIPVAAASQIARGFRETVILSVLFGELSIAGGFGLAISQRLPSGGSIIVVAIAVYLLVIALSSRSVAAISTH is encoded by the coding sequence ATGACCGAAGGGACAGACACCGCCAGGGCGGCCGAACCGGTCTCGAGTCACGACTCCGGCCTGCGATACGGCCTCGAGGTCGCCGGCCTCGCCCTGACGGGGCTGGTGGCCACCGTCATGATTGGCTTCGTCGTCCTCTACTGGCTCCAGGAGTATCCGCTGGCGGCCGGCGCGTACGAGCAGTTCATGATCGCCGGCCAGTGGCTCGATTACTCCCTCGGGACGAACGTCTTCAAGTGGTCGTTCATGTGGCAGTCGATGGCCACCGGCGTCCTGATCGGCATCGTCGGCCCACTCATCGGGAGTTTTCTCGTTCACCGCGAAATGGCGCTGATCGGCGAGACGCTCGCACACACGGCCTTCGCCGGCGTCGCGATCGGTTTCGCCGCGGCCTCGCTAGTCGGCTGGGCCGGCTCGCCAATGTACGCGGCGCTCGTCGTCGCGATTCTGGGCGCGCTGGGCGTCCAGTGGCTCTCCGAGCGGACGAACGCCTACGGCGACGTCCCCGTCGCGATCATGCTCACGGGCAGTTTCGCCGTCGGGACGCTCGTCGTGAGCTGGGGCCGAGGCCGGCGCGGCATCAGCATCGAGGACTACCTCTTCGGCGACCTCTCGATCGTCACGGCCTCGAGCGCCCGACTCATGGCCGTCCTCAGCGTTGCGGTCGTCGCGGTCGTCGCCGCCACGTACAAACAACTCCTGTTCATCACGTTCGACGAGCAGGCCGCTCGCGTCGCGCGACTGAACGTCACCGCGTACAACACGCTGTTGGTCGTGATGACCGCAGTCGTGGTCGTCGGCTCGATTCAGGTCCTGGGCGTCATCCTCGTCGCCGGAATGCTCGTCATCCCCGTGGCAGCCGCCTCACAGATCGCCCGCGGATTCCGGGAAACGGTGATCCTCTCGGTCCTATTCGGAGAGCTCTCGATCGCCGGCGGGTTCGGCCTGGCCATCTCGCAGCGGCTCCCTTCCGGCGGCTCGATCATCGTCGTCGCCATCGCCGTCTACCTGCTGGTGATCGCGCTCTCGAGTCGGTCGGTCGCGGCGATTTCGACCCACTAG
- a CDS encoding acetate--CoA ligase family protein, translating into MGRLRDLFAPETVAVVGATDREGAVGRAILENLQADFRGDVVPVNPNRESVLGLESYPDVASAPPVNLSVIVVPPSIVLQAIEESAEAGVENVVVITAGFSETGGEGAAREREVRDLAASYDLNLVGPNSLGIMNTQTGMNATFGPENAIEGSVSFMSQSGAFITAVLDWSNEQGIGFRDVVSLGNKSVLDETDFVREWGDDPETDVVIGYLEGIDHGNEFLEVAREVSDDTPIVLVKSGRTSAGAQAASSHTGAIAGSEAAYETGLEQAGVLRARSVQELFDWARALSGLPTPETDGVAVVTNAGGPGVLTTDAVGDSTLSMAGFTDETIDRLTETMPDEANVYNPIDVIGDADVERFETALDIALSDPNVGSAVVVSAPTAVLPYDELSEVVIEKRNEHEKPIVTSLMGGSRSRDAEAVLREAGIPNYFDPARAVSGLDALERYRSIREATTDEPTRFDVDREGAREILETARDRSDNRLGVEAMDLLEAYGIPTPTGEIVDDPADARAVAESIDGDVVLKIVSPDISHKSDIGGVRVGVGDDEVYDAYEDVVAKARNYQPGATIIGVQVQEMLDLESSTETIIGMNRDPQFGPLLLFGLGGIFVEILEDTSLRVAPIGESEARAMVDEIKAAPLLRGARGRDPADVDAVVESIQRLSQLVTDFPAILELDVNPLVAGSGGVQAIDLRLTVDTEEL; encoded by the coding sequence ATGGGAAGGTTACGCGATCTATTCGCACCCGAGACCGTTGCCGTCGTCGGCGCGACCGACCGCGAGGGCGCCGTCGGACGGGCGATTCTCGAGAATCTGCAGGCGGATTTTCGGGGCGACGTGGTCCCCGTCAACCCCAACCGGGAGTCCGTGCTGGGTCTCGAGAGTTACCCGGACGTCGCGAGCGCACCGCCGGTCAATCTGTCGGTGATCGTCGTCCCGCCGTCGATCGTCCTCCAGGCGATCGAGGAGAGCGCCGAGGCGGGCGTCGAGAACGTCGTCGTCATCACCGCCGGGTTTTCCGAGACGGGTGGCGAAGGCGCCGCTCGCGAGCGCGAGGTGCGCGACCTCGCCGCGTCGTACGACCTGAATCTGGTCGGCCCCAACAGTCTGGGGATTATGAACACACAGACCGGGATGAACGCCACGTTCGGCCCCGAGAACGCCATCGAGGGCTCGGTGTCGTTCATGAGCCAATCGGGTGCGTTCATCACCGCCGTCCTGGACTGGTCGAACGAACAGGGGATCGGCTTCCGGGACGTCGTCTCGCTGGGCAACAAGTCGGTGCTCGACGAGACGGACTTCGTCCGCGAGTGGGGCGACGATCCCGAGACGGACGTCGTCATCGGCTACCTCGAGGGAATCGATCACGGCAACGAGTTCCTCGAGGTCGCCCGCGAGGTGAGCGACGACACGCCGATCGTGCTCGTGAAGTCGGGTCGGACTAGCGCAGGTGCGCAGGCCGCCTCCTCACACACGGGCGCCATCGCCGGCAGCGAGGCCGCCTACGAGACCGGCCTCGAGCAGGCGGGCGTCCTCCGCGCGCGGTCGGTCCAGGAACTCTTCGACTGGGCACGAGCGCTCTCGGGACTGCCGACGCCCGAGACCGACGGCGTCGCCGTCGTCACGAACGCCGGCGGACCTGGCGTGCTCACCACCGACGCGGTCGGCGACTCGACGCTGTCGATGGCCGGCTTTACCGACGAGACGATCGACCGACTGACCGAGACGATGCCCGATGAGGCGAACGTCTACAACCCAATCGACGTCATCGGCGACGCCGACGTCGAGCGGTTCGAGACGGCGCTCGACATCGCCCTCTCGGACCCCAACGTCGGCAGCGCCGTCGTCGTCAGCGCCCCGACGGCTGTGCTCCCGTACGACGAACTGAGCGAAGTCGTGATCGAGAAACGAAACGAGCACGAGAAACCCATCGTCACGAGCCTGATGGGTGGCAGTCGATCGCGCGACGCGGAGGCGGTCCTCCGGGAGGCCGGAATTCCCAACTACTTCGACCCCGCCCGGGCCGTCTCGGGGCTCGACGCCCTCGAGCGCTATCGCTCGATTCGCGAGGCGACGACCGACGAGCCCACCAGATTCGACGTCGACCGCGAGGGGGCCCGGGAGATCCTCGAGACCGCCCGAGACCGGTCGGACAACCGCCTCGGCGTCGAGGCAATGGACCTGCTCGAGGCCTACGGCATTCCGACGCCGACGGGCGAAATCGTCGACGATCCGGCGGACGCGCGAGCGGTCGCCGAGTCGATCGACGGCGACGTCGTCCTCAAGATCGTCAGCCCGGACATCAGCCACAAGTCCGACATAGGCGGCGTCCGCGTGGGGGTGGGGGACGACGAGGTCTACGACGCCTACGAGGACGTCGTCGCGAAGGCGCGAAACTACCAGCCCGGCGCGACGATCATCGGCGTCCAGGTCCAGGAGATGCTCGACCTCGAGTCCTCGACCGAGACCATCATTGGGATGAACCGGGACCCGCAGTTCGGTCCCCTGCTCCTGTTCGGCCTGGGCGGCATCTTCGTCGAGATCCTCGAGGACACATCGCTTCGGGTCGCGCCGATCGGCGAGAGCGAGGCCCGGGCGATGGTCGACGAGATCAAAGCGGCGCCGCTCCTGCGCGGCGCTCGAGGGCGCGATCCGGCCGACGTCGACGCCGTCGTCGAGTCGATCCAGCGACTTTCACAGCTGGTGACCGACTTCCCGGCGATCCTCGAACTCGACGTGAATCCCCTCGTCGCCGGATCCGGCGGCGTACAGGCGATCGACCTCAGACTGACCGTTGACACGGAGGAGCTATGA
- a CDS encoding phosphotransacetylase family protein: protein MTDSDTETETETDTTANAKTNGTRPILVASLEESTGKTAITLALANHAAEAGDDVGYMKPKGTRLQSNVGKTLDTDPMLAREILGLDAEMHDLEPVVYSPTFIEQAIRGREHPEELRERVSEAYDALAADRDRMFLEGAGRLEQGAIVDLTDADIASLVDARVLVIAPYETPGDVDDVLAAADAFGDQFDGVLFNAVADSVRDQLESDIAPFLEGRGVPVHGVLPRDQTLAGVTVQDLADELGGRVLSENGLDEYVERFSVGAMGADSALRHFRRTKNAAVITGGDRADIHSAALEARGVKCLILTGGHRPSGAILGQAAEKDVPVLLVQSDTLTTVERAEEIVRSGRTRDQTTVERMQALLADHADLESLR, encoded by the coding sequence ATGACCGACTCAGATACGGAAACCGAAACCGAAACCGACACCACGGCGAACGCGAAGACGAACGGCACCCGACCGATCCTGGTCGCCTCCCTCGAGGAGAGCACAGGTAAGACGGCGATCACGCTCGCGCTGGCGAACCACGCCGCCGAAGCGGGCGACGACGTCGGCTACATGAAACCCAAGGGGACCCGACTCCAGAGCAACGTCGGCAAGACCCTCGACACCGATCCGATGCTCGCGCGCGAAATCCTCGGCCTGGACGCCGAGATGCACGACCTCGAGCCCGTGGTCTACTCGCCGACGTTCATCGAGCAGGCGATTCGGGGACGAGAACACCCGGAGGAACTGCGCGAGCGCGTTTCGGAGGCCTACGACGCCCTCGCGGCGGACCGCGACCGCATGTTCCTCGAGGGTGCGGGCCGACTCGAGCAAGGCGCCATCGTGGACCTGACCGACGCGGACATCGCGTCGCTGGTCGACGCGCGCGTGCTGGTGATCGCTCCCTACGAGACCCCGGGCGACGTCGACGACGTGCTGGCGGCGGCGGACGCATTCGGCGACCAGTTCGACGGCGTCCTCTTCAACGCCGTCGCCGACTCCGTCCGGGACCAGCTCGAGTCCGACATCGCGCCCTTCCTCGAGGGGCGAGGCGTACCGGTCCACGGCGTCCTGCCACGCGACCAGACGCTGGCCGGCGTCACCGTCCAGGACCTGGCCGACGAACTCGGCGGGCGCGTGCTGTCCGAGAACGGCCTCGACGAGTACGTCGAGCGCTTCTCCGTCGGGGCGATGGGTGCCGACAGCGCGCTCAGGCACTTCCGGCGGACGAAAAACGCCGCCGTCATCACGGGTGGTGACCGCGCGGACATCCACTCCGCGGCGCTCGAGGCACGGGGCGTGAAGTGTCTCATCCTGACCGGCGGCCACCGCCCGTCCGGCGCGATCCTCGGCCAGGCGGCCGAGAAGGACGTCCCCGTCCTGCTAGTCCAGTCGGACACGCTCACGACCGTCGAGCGGGCCGAGGAAATCGTCCGAAGCGGTCGGACCCGCGACCAGACGACCGTCGAGCGCATGCAGGCGCTTCTCGCCGACCACGCCGACCTCGAGTCGCTTCGCTGA
- a CDS encoding LSM domain-containing protein has product MSGRPLDVLEASLGDRVSVRLKSGEEYVGDLAGYDQHMNLVLEDVTVSQETDPTDEPSVQDTTIIRGDNVVSITP; this is encoded by the coding sequence ATGAGTGGACGACCGCTAGACGTCCTCGAAGCGTCACTCGGCGACCGGGTCAGCGTTCGACTCAAGAGCGGCGAGGAGTACGTCGGTGACCTCGCCGGCTACGACCAGCACATGAATCTCGTCCTCGAGGACGTCACCGTCTCACAGGAAACGGATCCGACCGACGAGCCCTCGGTCCAAGACACAACCATTATACGCGGCGATAACGTCGTTTCGATCACTCCATGA
- a CDS encoding 50S ribosomal protein L37e, with the protein MTGAGTPSQGKKNKTTHVKCRRCGEKSYHVKKSVCSSCGFGKSAKRRSYAWQGKTGDN; encoded by the coding sequence ATGACTGGCGCAGGAACCCCGAGCCAAGGAAAGAAGAACAAGACGACGCACGTCAAATGTCGGCGCTGCGGTGAGAAATCCTACCACGTCAAGAAAAGCGTCTGCTCGTCGTGTGGCTTCGGCAAGTCGGCCAAACGCCGCTCGTACGCCTGGCAGGGCAAAACCGGCGACAACTGA
- the mutS gene encoding DNA mismatch repair protein MutS: protein MDSALGPPESMSERRAELTPMMAQYHDLCARYDDAIVLFQVGDFYETFGGAAETTARLLELTLTSREDSTGEYPMTGIPVDNAATYVEELLEAGYRVAIADQVEEPGESAGVVERAVTRVITPGTLTEDELLSSDDNNFVAAVAVGDGSGDTAGDATGDTNANADVALALLDVSTGDFLTTSASGPERIADEISRFVPSEAVLGPYAPDDILPERCMVTPFDPEAFDLERATDLLETYVARAEALVASDAEVRACGAVLAYAEYVRGGVEGVVDEADLGPGETDDGESTEHERQGDKNENENENEDGDGEEGDGDEDGDTSDDGRPRLEYLTRLRRYDPREYLLLDAVAVRSLELFEPRGVHGHEEATLVGVLDETASALGGRKLRDWLRRPLLEAQRIDDRLDAVEELYRDPRTREAIQDALTGVYDLERLIGRISRERANARDLRSLHDTLAVVPEIRGALEDAEAGRLKRIREALDPLEDVRRLIDRAIVSDPPHEITEGGIVADGYDARLDTLRETARDGKQWIDELEDRERERTGVDSLKVGYNSVHGYYIEVTNPNLEAVPADYQRRQTLKRSERFVTPELKEREDEIVGAESRADQREYDLFCRVRRDVGAEVERVQTLADALGTLDVLCSLATVAAERDYSRPEVLERGSGIDDDSGDGDNGDDDGDGGDGDNGDDSDDGSDGDNGDNGDDDIAPRIEIEAGRHPVVERTQESFVPNDARFDAEDRLAIITGPNMSGKSTYMRQIAQIVLLAQVGSFVPARGATLTPVERIFTRVGASDDIAGGRSTFMVEMDELATILQEADERSVVLLDEVGRGTSTSDGLAIARAITEHLHDEIGALTLFATHHHPLTKLADELEGAFTRHFETTQEGGDVTFDHEIAPGAAAGSYGVEVATSAGVPDPVVERARALVDDDDKGCEDDPVGSGTEEGSTAAPSDVESTPAPTVSSDGGDDPSDVASELRALDLAHLTPVEALTELDRLKRLLEE, encoded by the coding sequence ATGGACTCCGCGCTTGGTCCCCCCGAATCGATGTCCGAGCGACGCGCGGAACTTACGCCGATGATGGCCCAGTACCACGACCTCTGTGCTCGGTACGACGACGCCATCGTCCTCTTCCAGGTCGGCGACTTCTACGAGACCTTCGGCGGCGCCGCCGAGACGACCGCGCGGTTGCTCGAACTTACCCTCACCAGCCGCGAGGACTCGACCGGTGAGTACCCGATGACCGGAATTCCGGTCGACAACGCCGCCACCTACGTCGAGGAACTGCTCGAGGCCGGCTACCGGGTCGCCATCGCCGATCAGGTCGAGGAACCGGGCGAGTCGGCGGGCGTCGTCGAACGGGCGGTAACGCGGGTAATCACGCCCGGAACGCTCACCGAGGACGAACTGCTCTCCAGCGACGACAACAATTTCGTGGCGGCGGTCGCCGTTGGCGACGGTTCAGGAGACACGGCTGGCGACGCGACCGGGGACACGAACGCGAACGCAGACGTCGCCCTCGCCCTCCTGGACGTCTCGACCGGCGACTTTCTGACCACCAGCGCCAGCGGCCCCGAGCGAATCGCCGACGAGATCAGCCGCTTCGTGCCCTCCGAGGCGGTTCTCGGCCCGTACGCTCCCGACGATATCCTCCCGGAGCGGTGTATGGTCACGCCGTTCGATCCCGAGGCATTCGACCTCGAGCGCGCCACGGACCTCCTCGAGACGTACGTCGCTCGAGCGGAGGCGCTCGTCGCGAGCGACGCGGAGGTTCGCGCCTGCGGAGCCGTGCTCGCCTACGCTGAGTACGTTCGCGGGGGTGTCGAGGGAGTTGTGGACGAAGCCGACCTCGGGCCCGGCGAGACGGATGACGGCGAATCGACCGAACACGAGCGCCAGGGAGACAAAAACGAGAACGAGAACGAAAACGAAGACGGCGACGGCGAGGAAGGCGACGGAGACGAAGACGGCGACACGAGCGACGACGGACGCCCACGCCTCGAGTACCTCACGCGACTCCGCCGGTACGACCCCCGCGAGTACCTGCTCCTCGACGCCGTCGCCGTCCGGAGCCTCGAACTCTTCGAACCACGAGGCGTTCACGGCCACGAGGAGGCCACCCTCGTCGGCGTCCTGGACGAGACGGCGAGCGCCCTCGGCGGTCGCAAACTCAGGGACTGGCTCCGGCGACCGCTGCTCGAAGCCCAGCGGATCGACGACCGTCTCGACGCCGTCGAGGAACTCTACCGAGACCCCCGCACGCGAGAGGCGATCCAGGACGCGCTGACGGGCGTGTACGACCTCGAGCGCCTCATCGGACGGATCTCTCGGGAGCGGGCCAACGCTCGCGACCTTCGGTCGCTCCACGACACGCTCGCTGTGGTTCCCGAGATCCGGGGTGCACTCGAGGACGCCGAGGCCGGTCGACTGAAGCGAATCCGCGAGGCGCTCGACCCGCTCGAGGACGTCCGTCGGCTGATCGATCGGGCGATCGTTAGCGATCCGCCCCACGAGATCACCGAAGGCGGCATCGTCGCCGACGGCTACGACGCCCGCCTCGATACCCTCCGGGAAACGGCCAGGGACGGCAAGCAGTGGATCGACGAGCTCGAGGACCGAGAACGCGAGCGGACGGGCGTCGACTCGCTCAAGGTGGGCTACAACTCGGTCCATGGCTACTACATCGAGGTGACGAACCCGAACCTCGAGGCCGTCCCGGCGGACTATCAGCGCCGCCAGACGCTCAAGCGCTCCGAGCGCTTCGTCACGCCCGAGTTGAAGGAACGCGAGGACGAGATCGTTGGCGCGGAGAGTCGGGCCGACCAGCGCGAGTACGACCTGTTCTGTCGGGTTCGTCGCGACGTCGGTGCAGAAGTCGAGCGCGTCCAGACGCTCGCCGACGCCCTCGGGACACTCGACGTGCTGTGTTCTCTGGCGACCGTCGCCGCCGAGCGCGATTACAGCCGGCCCGAGGTGCTCGAGCGCGGGAGCGGTATCGACGATGATAGCGGTGACGGCGACAACGGCGATGACGATGGTGACGGCGGTGACGGCGATAACGGCGATGACAGCGATGACGGCAGTGACGGCGATAACGGCGACAACGGCGATGACGACATTGCGCCCCGCATCGAAATCGAGGCCGGCCGTCACCCCGTCGTCGAACGAACCCAGGAATCGTTCGTCCCCAACGACGCACGCTTCGACGCCGAGGATCGGCTGGCGATCATCACGGGACCCAACATGTCCGGAAAGTCGACGTACATGCGCCAAATCGCTCAGATCGTCTTACTGGCGCAGGTAGGGAGCTTCGTGCCCGCTCGAGGCGCGACGCTCACGCCAGTCGAGCGCATCTTCACCCGGGTCGGCGCCAGCGACGACATCGCGGGCGGGCGCTCGACGTTCATGGTCGAGATGGACGAACTCGCGACGATCCTCCAGGAGGCCGACGAGCGGTCCGTCGTCCTCCTCGACGAAGTCGGCCGAGGCACATCGACGAGTGACGGCCTCGCCATCGCCCGTGCGATCACCGAACACCTTCACGACGAGATCGGGGCGCTGACGCTCTTTGCGACCCACCACCACCCCCTGACCAAACTGGCCGACGAACTCGAGGGGGCGTTTACCCGTCACTTCGAGACGACCCAGGAGGGCGGCGATGTCACCTTCGACCACGAAATCGCTCCTGGCGCTGCCGCTGGCTCGTACGGCGTCGAAGTGGCGACGTCGGCGGGCGTTCCCGACCCGGTCGTCGAGCGCGCTCGTGCGCTGGTTGACGATGATGACAAGGGTTGCGAGGATGATCCGGTCGGTAGCGGGACGGAGGAGGGATCCACCGCCGCTCCGAGCGACGTCGAGTCGACTCCCGCACCGACCGTGAGTTCAGACGGTGGGGACGACCCGAGCGACGTCGCGAGCGAACTCCGGGCGCTCGACCTGGCCCACCTGACTCCCGTGGAGGCGCTCACCGAACTCGACCGGCTGAAGCGGTTGCTCGAGGAGTGA